One window from the genome of Labeo rohita strain BAU-BD-2019 chromosome 10, IGBB_LRoh.1.0, whole genome shotgun sequence encodes:
- the crebzf gene encoding CREB/ATF bZIP transcription factor, whose amino-acid sequence MITRKRGRSSLNADVTSTSHEIDAVSQTSNTSETNIHTSPESDTNDWGLDDLLGSGFNWDLDNDVLDAFANFESQTTTSDETDQSAVLGAPASRSRGALQRSKLQDVSGRIINKNAIAARMNRLKKKEYVSGLEERVGSLTTENRVLKQENGNLNKRVEELENETRYLRAVLANESMLAQLLSRLSGVNGMKFSTSLFQESNENDHDYAMPRKRVKVEDKDTAGGICLHVDKDHVSVEFCTKCAESSSLSHKM is encoded by the coding sequence ATGATCACCAGAAAAAGAGGAAGAAGCAGCCTTAACGCCGATGTGACAAGTACCTCCCACGAGATTGATGCCGTTTCACAAACCAGTAATACAAGTGAAACGAACATCCACACTTCCCCAGAAAGTGACACCAATGATTGGGGCCTGGATGACTTGCTTGGCTCTGGGTTCAACTGGGACCTGGACAACGATGTGCTTGATGCTTTCGCCAACTTTGAATCACAGACAACGACCAGCGACGAGACCGACCAAAGCGCGGTGCTAGGCGCTCCCGCATCACGCAGCAGAGGTGCGCTCCAGAGGTCAAAACTGCAAGACGTCTCCGGTCGGATCATCAACAAGAACGCCATAGCGGCGAGGATGAACCGATTAAAGAAGAAAGAGTACGTCAGTGGCTTGGAAGAGAGAGTTGGTTCTTTGACGACAGAAAACCGCGTTCTCAAGCAGGAAAACGGGAATCTCAACAAGAGAGTGGAAGAGTTGGAGAATGAAACTAGGTACTTGAGAGCCGTGTTGGCCAATGAGAGCATGCTGGCTCAGCTGTTGTCTAGATTGAGCGGTGTGAACGGCATGAAATTCTCTACCTCGCTTTTCCAGGAATCCAACGAGAACGACCACGATTATGCCATGCCGAGGAAGAGGGTGAAGGTGGAAGACAAAGATACGGCAGGTGGCATCTGCCTGCATGTGGACAAAGACCACGTCTCGGTGGAATTCTGCACCAAATGTGCAGAGAGCTCAAGCTTGTCGCATAAAATGTAG
- the tmem126a gene encoding transmembrane protein 126A produces MADNEMFEKDTGQGQTVSRAMIIEMLNKKFERLPEIDKKLFSYGPIYLAGNAGLAGLIANSFYRRVLNVTQGRFTSSLPMAVLPFLTTAALYTATVTNPLMTGDLNCPTCTLIRGALVGVVGGGIYPILLALPVNAGLAARYNSAPMPEKGNMIRFWTNLSKPVVRKMYVVLLLQGLFGTYLSSKQFDIYLKMLKIPDSDSEELNG; encoded by the exons ATGGCAGACAACGAGATGTTTGAGAAAGACACAGGCCAAGGCCAGACGGTATCCAGGGCGATGATTATTGAAATGCTGAATAAGAAGTTTGAAAGGCTCCCTGAAATCGacaa AAAACTCTTTTCATACGGCCCCATATATTTGGCTGGCAACGCTGGGTTGGCTGGTTTGATTGCCAACAGCTTTTACAGACGTGTGCTCAATGTCACGCAAGGACGATTTACTTCCAGTCTTCCCATGGCTGTTCTTCCCTTTCTGACAACTGCAGCACTGTACACTGCGACCGTAACAAACCCCTTAATGACAG GTGATCTGAACTGCCCAACCTGTACTTTGATAAGAGGGGCTTTGGTTGGTGTGGTTGGTGGTGGGATATATCCCATTTTGTTGGCCTTACCTGTAAATGCTGGTCTTGCAGCCAG GTATAACAGTGCACCAATGCCAGAGAAAGGGAACATGATACGCTTCTGGACAAACCTCAGCAAACCCGTCGTACGGAAGATGTATGTTGTTCTACTGCTGCAGGGTTTGTTTGGAACCTACTTGAGCTCTAAACAGTTTGATATCTAcctaaaaatgcttaaaataccAGATTCTGACAGCGAAGAGCTTAATGGGtag